The Solanum dulcamara chromosome 2, daSolDulc1.2, whole genome shotgun sequence region ctatcatttattaatttcaactaatatttatctaccaattTACTCCATTAGCGTGGCCAACCAACACCATTAAATAACTTCTCTATCTATTAATAAATAACTAGATTATTTCTttaaacaatttatttttaatgcaaTTAATGAAATGTTCTTtcccatattgttattttgttgttgttgattgttatcaattatgtaataagattttttttaacggaacatgttcattataaaatgatgacACAAATTTgtggatatttttaataatttgtaAAACTTACAgacacaaaataatattttttgaaacagtcaaatattcttgaaaagAATTGTGGTCAAACGCGTGGTGAAACTTCACCCAAAATTAAAACAATTTACCAAGAATATCTAGAAATTTGGGGTCAAATGCTAGCTTTATATGGTTGAAGTTCAGTCATTTTTGTCTGATATTCGTGTACATATTGTTGAAGTTCAATCATACgaaatttcaaacattttgtTTAGAAGTGGATGAagatatgtaaaaatatttaaataagtaCAATATCATATTtagtgtaatctcacaagtaGAGTCTAAAAAGGTTGATGTGTACGCAACTTTATTCCTACCTTATGGagatagagagattgttttcAATAAATGTTCGGCTCAagtaatatataataaaatcaatTATGAAAAGGAATTAAATATAGAAGTAAAGCAGTCATGTTAAACAAGAATTTGTACTTGGTCCCAAAACAAAaataagcaacattttaaaTTGTGTGTGTAGGGTTGTATACATACAATAGAAGAAAACAAAAGTTTTTGGAGTTTTTAATGGGTCCAAAGGTCCTATAAGTAGTTCAGTCGATGTTATCAATGTCATAATTAACTACATTAATTAAGAAGAATTTTATAATCCAAGAAATGACACAAATGAGATAATTTTCAAGATGAGAAAGCTTTAGAAAGAATAATATCACCCCTTTAGTCATGTTTTTGAGAACAACCTTTATTTAATGAAGCAAATAGACAACTCCGGACCCCCACCCCCCACAACACACCATGTTTTCAACTAACTATACACACGTATatacattaataataataataataattacgtTTTAATCTCAAACATGTATGTCGATGGACGCAAGTAATTCGAACTTCGAACCAATTGTGCCGGCGCCACACGTATAGAGTAGTTGAAGTTTTTTTAATAACTACAAGTCTACACGTAATTACTACGTTTGCATACATTACTGTAAATTATTGAGTTACAATAAATTTTTACATTTGTGTATAAAAATCGTAAATTTACATTTAATCCGTTAATGGAGATAATAACATTCATTATATTAGTTAATTTTTATTGGAGCTGATTATTCATGTTATGTTGTATTACATGTGCCTCTATTATATCATTTTTCAAAAGCAATCAAAAGATATTTAAACGAACGattattattatagaaaaattTGATTGCCGCTTTCCAAATTTGATAAAACATACTCCGTCCGtctcatatcgctttgaacttcttagccttatttgacctctttttatacttttattgagccgagggtctctcgaaaacagccgtTCTATTAGTagaagtaaggtctgcgtacactttaccctcctcagaccccacgcTGTAAAATTTCactgaattattattattgttattgttgtatactCCGTCCGTCTCATATTAATTGTCCAATAGCCATAGAAGTAGGAATAATAACATCGGATGTATAAGCAAATGTCAACATGTAACGCCCACAAAGCTTCCTTCCCCACGCCCACCCcaacaaactccaaacaacagATCAAGCCCAATCAGAGATGAGGTTGCCACGTTTGCTCTCATCcaatttcattttaagtttttttttttcttgaatttcctTGTGCTTTTTCTTTCTAAGTCAACATTGAGCAGCCAAAATAAATCTTTTATGTTTATGTGTGTACCTTTTATTCATCATTATATACTTCACGCATAAAACCGTTTTCTTGATTGCTAAAAAAGAATGACCATTTTGATGCAGACGTCCACCAAACTTTCAATCTTATCACTTTTGTATCTACCTTTGCTATAAACGTTCCAATTCTTTCCTATTCTATCACCTCCACCACACAGTTAGTGCCAGAGCCACATACAGGATTTCTATCGCCATTCCTTCATCGAAAATTATACTGtgtagttatatttttttaaaaaaataaaatatatatatatatatatatacatatatattgattCACCTTAATCAAAATTCTGATTCCGCTATTAGACACAATTAGGACTACTCGAGGCCATACTTTGGGTCCTCCACCCTACTGATTTTCCATCGATACCATTCAAGAATGACAATTGACAAACAAATATCATTAGGTTTTTGTACACACTTGGGTCCACTTCGATGTTTATAAAATTGGATCAGACAAACATGAATTTTCTTGACCACATAAACAATATATTCTACCACTGTGATGTTATAGTGTGTAAACTCTTCAGTACACTGAAGCGTCACAACTGGTCCACAAAGGGGACCTACTACACTGCACTTTTTTGTCATTCATCCATAACTCTTTCTGTTTAAGTGGTGTAATTCTTCCCACTTTTAGGACTATTCGAGGAAGGACACAACTCCTCATGTCATGCACAATGAAATGGGAAATAAATACTGCATGACAATGTATAACATAACTGGTTAAATCAGATGACATTTGACAGCAACTATCTTTTAACTTACTGGAGTAGTTAATAAAACCTTACACAAAAACGTAGAACATCGATAAGCTCCCGTAGTCTTTGATATATGAGAACAAACAAAATAAACACACACATCGAACATTTAcacaactttttttcttttatttttttcagattCCATTCTACAAATTATTTATCTAACAGTCGCCGTGACAAAGtgaaagggaaaaaaatgaagacatcaaacagaaaaggaaaaaaacacaAATTCTACTCAGCACTTCCACTCAGGTGCCTCCAAAATATTTACAGCATCTCCTATTAAAGCTACTGCCGCCCTATAACTTCTTCTTCAAGGGAGCACATAACCACTTAACCAACCTAAGCTAGAAATCCTTCACTTCCACCAAGCCTACGCGGAGTTATTTAGGCATTAACTCATACTAGTAGTGAGATGTCGTAGCAGTACCACCTTGTGATCTCAAAACTGGCAAGAAGTCCCAAGCCTTTGTATCTGCCTCTGACCAAGGGCGACTGACTTGCGCTTGGCAAAAGCTGGATACAGCAGTTCCTGGAACTTCTCTAGAAACAGACGCCATTCCTCTTCATCCATGTCTGCTAGCTTCACAAAGCTGGAACTAACAGGAAGCTGCTCATTCGCACTCCTGTGGCCAGATGAAGAATTAGCAAGATAGGCATTTTCTGGTTTTGTTCCAGAAAAATAAGGATGCTTCTGGTTCTTGTCACCTAAACTAATATTCTTGAGGGACATAGATAGCTTTGACTCTGCCACATTCTTTGCGGGGGCTGGAACATAGTTAAAGCTTgtttcctcttcctcttcacTTTCTTCTTCCTCGATGCTTTCATCTAGCTTAAAGAGTTGAGTGCGGCCATTTCCTCCTCCAAATGGAAACTGAAACGGGTTCCTGCTTACAAAGTCCTCAGAGGCCATTTTTGGACTAAAACCATATCCTGCATCCTCGTAATCTATGTCAAATTGGAACTCCTCCTCATCAACTTCAGCCTTTGGAGACAAAATCTCTCTCTCAGCAATCAACCGTCTTGCCTCCAAACAAACTAATTCAAGCTCGCTCGGTTCCTCTTCCCCACGACGAAATTCCCTGCTCATCATCTCACCAATCTCTGCAAGGCAAAGCCCATATGCAGCAGCTTCCTTGAGGAAAATGGTGGACAGGACCAAGACACGAAGGCAAGCTTCGCGAATCATAGGGAGCTCACTTCTCAGCATCTCAGAGTCACGAACAGGATCAAGTATCTCAATATACTTGAGTTCATCATCTGAAAATGGAATGGATGCCTGAGGCCAATGAATCCACTCAAAATACGGGTCTTCCAATGTTTCTGGTAGACAGAGGCCATGATCAATGGGAATTAACTCTACTTGACCAAACCTCCCAACACCATCAAGCTTCCTAACTAAAAGATTTCCTGCATGCCTGTCCGTGTTAAAAATCCTGATGTCTAATATCCCAATACGGTGCACAGCAGCAACAGGGAAGCTTGATGTTCCATGGTCACTGGCATCAAAATCATGAGGGATGAATTGCTGCAAAGATGCAATCTTGCTGACGAGTTTCTTCTTGCTATGAGGCTTGTCTCCATTAACACCATCATTGATATTAAAAATAGAATGAGTGATTTTCACCAATGCAGTGGCCGGCACATTAGCAAAATGATCATAGTCAAGAAGATATGCAGCAACCTCCCGAAACCCTGTTTCTCCAACCCTAACTGAACGTT contains the following coding sequences:
- the LOC129880048 gene encoding phosphatidylinositol 4-kinase gamma 7-like isoform X2, producing MAVAVFKSPLGGEYHGSSRMEGKSTGRRRVFVQTDTGCVLGMELDRSDNAHTVKRRLQIALNVPTEESSLTFGDVVLKNDLSAIRNDSPLLLTRNFMHRSSSTPCLSPTGRDVQQRDQSGPIEILGNSSHFAKTKQLVKEIVKAVKTGVDPLPVHSGLGGAYYFRNSRGESVAIVKPTDEEPFAPNNPKGFVGKALGQPGLKRSVRVGETGFREVAAYLLDYDHFANVPATALVKITHSIFNINDGVNGDKPHSKKKLVSKIASLQQFIPHDFDASDHGTSSFPVAAVHRIGILDIRIFNTDRHAGNLLVRKLDGVGRFGQVELIPIDHGLCLPETLEDPYFEWIHWPQASIPFSDDELKYIEILDPVRDSEMLRSELPMIREACLRVLVLSTIFLKEAAAYGLCLAEIGEMMSREFRRGEEEPSELELVCLEARRLIAEREILSPKAEVDEEEFQFDIDYEDAGYGFSPKMASEDFVSRNPFQFPFGGGNGRTQLFKLDESIEEEESEEEEETSFNYVPAPAKNVAESKLSMSLKNISLGDKNQKHPYFSGTKPENAYLANSSSGHRSANEQLPVSSSFVKLADMDEEEWRLFLEKFQELLYPAFAKRKSVALGQRQIQRLGTSCQF
- the LOC129880048 gene encoding phosphatidylinositol 4-kinase gamma 7-like isoform X1; the protein is MSPNLDSPVQTQMAVAVFKSPLGGEYHGSSRMEGKSTGRRRVFVQTDTGCVLGMELDRSDNAHTVKRRLQIALNVPTEESSLTFGDVVLKNDLSAIRNDSPLLLTRNFMHRSSSTPCLSPTGRDVQQRDQSGPIEILGNSSHFAKTKQLVKEIVKAVKTGVDPLPVHSGLGGAYYFRNSRGESVAIVKPTDEEPFAPNNPKGFVGKALGQPGLKRSVRVGETGFREVAAYLLDYDHFANVPATALVKITHSIFNINDGVNGDKPHSKKKLVSKIASLQQFIPHDFDASDHGTSSFPVAAVHRIGILDIRIFNTDRHAGNLLVRKLDGVGRFGQVELIPIDHGLCLPETLEDPYFEWIHWPQASIPFSDDELKYIEILDPVRDSEMLRSELPMIREACLRVLVLSTIFLKEAAAYGLCLAEIGEMMSREFRRGEEEPSELELVCLEARRLIAEREILSPKAEVDEEEFQFDIDYEDAGYGFSPKMASEDFVSRNPFQFPFGGGNGRTQLFKLDESIEEEESEEEEETSFNYVPAPAKNVAESKLSMSLKNISLGDKNQKHPYFSGTKPENAYLANSSSGHRSANEQLPVSSSFVKLADMDEEEWRLFLEKFQELLYPAFAKRKSVALGQRQIQRLGTSCQF